In the Cydia fagiglandana chromosome 5, ilCydFagi1.1, whole genome shotgun sequence genome, one interval contains:
- the LOC134664313 gene encoding cuticle protein CP14.6-like, whose product MKSFIVFALIVAAVAAAPQRSPDADAQVLRYDAENNVDSYQYAVETSNGISQQEQGQLQNAGSENEAISVRGSFSYTGPDGVVYTVTYIADENGFQPQGAHLPVAP is encoded by the exons ATGAAATCG TTCATCGTATTCGCCCTGATCGTGGCCGCCGTGGCCGCCGCCCCCCAACGCAGCCCTGACGCAGACGCTCAGGTCCTCCGATACGACGCTGAGAACAACGTCGATAGCTACCAATACGC AGTTGAGACCTCCAACGGCATTTCGCAACAGGAGCAAGGACAGCTCCAGAACGCCGGCTCCGAAAACGAGGCTATCTCCGTCCGTGGCTCCTTCTCCTACACCGGCCCCGACGGCGTCGTCTACACCGTCACCTATATCGCTGACGAGAACGGCTTCCAGCCCCAAGGCGCCCATCTCCCAGTAGCCCCTTAA